In a genomic window of Phyllostomus discolor isolate MPI-MPIP mPhyDis1 chromosome 5, mPhyDis1.pri.v3, whole genome shotgun sequence:
- the IFNLR1 gene encoding interferon lambda receptor 1, whose amino-acid sequence MSPAGRWALLLLCLLKSARGRPHLAPPQNVTLMSRNFSVYLTWLPGPGNPQNVTYLVAYQSFATTPRRWRKVEKCAGTKELTCSLMCLEKQDLFNKFKGRVRVVSPSAKSVWVESKYLEYLFEVEPAPPVLVVTVTEGVLKVNATYQLPHCMPLSNLMYEVDFWKEEAENKTRLAATRHGREAQIPLQLATSGNHCVSARTIYICDDPKYSEFSKPTCFSLGTPGVGWVSLVLLPLLLVLPAGCVIWKSWVTWKSFAGDPWFQRAETPQALDFSGHRLPVATFQPCGPEPLDGLTLCPQKEPTRRIRLISRIRAPAAVQAGPEEDRAEEEDDEEDTDDDVSFRPYIAPPPFLERERRTPGQPEEGVQVEGCPAWDSSDRSWASTVGSCPSDGAGSSGYLVKKGLGQVLGEDRCQDPLLLPKFSKDLGSLKELQRDDPSSWAGWGSSSPRLKLAPGEPLVSFQTLTFGWDSGTEDGEEEEEEEEEGGSESELGDSSAGSWGTDSLQRTEARSVTLGHYMAR is encoded by the exons ATGAGCCCGGCGGGACGCTGGGCCCTCCTGTTGCTCTGCCTACTGAAGTCCGCCCGAG GGAGGCCCCATCTGGCCCCTCCCCAGAACGTGACGCTGATGTCCCGGAACTTCAGCGTGTATCTGACATGGCTCCCAGGGCCCGGCAACCCACAGAACGTGACATATCTCGTGGCTTATCAAAG CTTTGCAACAACCCCCAGACGGTGGCGGAAAGTGGAGAAGTGTGCAGGAACCAAAGAGCTGACGTGCTCTCTGATGTGCCTGGAGAAGCAGGACCTATTCAACAAGTTCAAAGGGCGTGTGAGGGTGGTTTCCCCCAGTGCCAAGTCCGTCTGGGTGGAGTCCAAGTACCTGGAGTACCTTTTTGAAG TGGAGCCGGCCCCGCCCGTCCTGGTAGTCACTGTGACAGAGGGGGTCCTGAAGGTCAACGCCACATACCAGCTGCCCCACTGCATGCCCTTGTCGAATCTGATGTATGAGGTGGATTTCTGGAAGGAGGAGGCTGAGAACAAG ACCCGACTTGCAGCCACTCGCCACGGCCGGGAAGCCCAGATCCCCCTCCAGCTAGCTACCAGTGGGAACCACTGCGTCAGCGCCAGAACCATCTACATCTGCGATGATCCTAAATACAGCGAGTTCTCCAAGCCCACCTGCTTCTCCCTGGGGACCCCAG GAGTCGGCTGGGTGTCCCTggtgctgctgccactgctgttGGTTCTCCCCGCGGGGTGTGTGATCTGGAAGAGCTGGGTGACCTGGAAGAGCTTCGCGGGGGACCCTTGGTTTCAGCGGGCAGAGACGCCGCAGGCTCTG GACTTTTCTGGACACAGACTCCCCGTGGCAACCTTTCAGCCCTGTGGCCCCGAGCCCCTGGATGGCTTGACCCTCTGTCCGCAAAAGGAACCAACCAGAAGGATCAGACTGATCTCTAGGATCAGGGCCCCAGCCGCCGTCCAGGCAGGACCAGAGGAGGACAGAGCTGAGGAAGAGGATGATGAGGAGGACACAGACGACGATGTCAGCTTCCGGCCCTACATtgcaccccctcccttcctggagcGGGAGCGCCGGACCCCGGGGCAACCTGAGGAAGGGGTCCAGGTTGAAGGCTGCCCTGCTTGGGATTCTTCAGACAGAAGCTGGGCCAGCACTGTCGGCTCCTGCCCCTCGGACGGGGCTGGGTCCTCTGGCTATttagtcaagaaggggctgggccAAGTGCTGGGTGAGGACAGGTGTCAGGACCCTCTGCTGCTCCCCAAATTCTCCAAGGACTTGGGTTCCCTGAAAGAGCTCCAGAGAGATGACCCCTCCTCCTGGGCCGGCTGGGGCTCCTCGTCACCAAGACTGAAACTGGCCCCCGGGGAGCCTCTAGTTTCTTTTCAGACACTGACCTTTGGCTGGGACAGCGGCACcgaggatggggaggaggaggaggaggaggaggaagagggtgggagcGAATCAGAACTTGGGGACAGCAGTGCTGGCAGCTGGGGGACTGACAGCCTGCAGAGGACTGAGGCCAGGAGCGTGACACTGGGGCATTACATGGCCAGGTGA